In Shewanella sp. VB17, a single genomic region encodes these proteins:
- a CDS encoding DUF885 family protein, giving the protein MQITTKISLIALALTTFISGCTTSPEPPSSLTSDPVIEKTVINESEKANALFEAMFMEDVMASPIYQTILGIKTDYGKWDEQDEDADAQDLARTRRHLKQLTQIDSSKLDKQTSLSYHLFKQSLENNITDYKWRYHDYPVNQMDGGHSMLASFLINQHQVNSIEDANAYISRLNGIPRYLEQLEHNLDIRAKKDIIAPKFVFPLVIVGSKNIITGAPFDASEDSALWSDIKGKINRLDVNDNQKDALLDKAKQALLTQVKPAYNQLIGFLKQLETKADNLDGVWKLPQGEQFYNHILARTTTTNITAEQIHELGLTEVNRIHQEMREIMRKVGFKGDLQAFFAFMREDKQFYYSATNQGRNAYLHDAVEIIDSMSSRLDEVFNLKAKAPMIVKRVEAFREKSASKAFYEQPSPDGSRPGTYYANLYDVKAMPTYQMEALAYHEGIPGHHMQISIAQELNSIPKFRKFGNYTAYIEGWGLYSEYFPKEMGFYSNPYSDFGRLAMELWRACRLVVDTGIHVKKWTREESIDYYVQNTPNAKSDAVKMVERHVVMPAQATAYKIGMLKILALREKAKKALGSKFDIRQFHTIILKNGPLPLDILEEQVNHWISLQR; this is encoded by the coding sequence ATGCAAATAACAACTAAAATCAGCTTAATAGCCTTAGCATTAACAACATTTATCAGTGGGTGCACAACATCCCCTGAACCGCCATCGTCATTAACTTCAGACCCTGTAATAGAAAAAACAGTGATCAATGAGTCTGAAAAAGCAAATGCCCTTTTTGAAGCCATGTTCATGGAAGATGTAATGGCAAGCCCCATATATCAAACTATTCTGGGTATCAAGACAGATTACGGTAAATGGGACGAACAAGACGAAGATGCCGATGCACAAGATCTAGCCCGAACTAGGCGCCACCTTAAACAACTTACACAGATTGATTCTAGCAAGTTGGATAAACAAACCAGTTTGAGCTATCACTTATTCAAACAGAGCTTAGAAAACAATATTACTGACTACAAGTGGCGCTATCACGACTACCCCGTCAATCAAATGGATGGCGGGCACTCTATGCTAGCCTCATTTTTGATTAACCAACATCAAGTCAACAGCATCGAAGATGCTAACGCCTATATCAGTCGCTTAAATGGGATCCCTCGATACCTTGAACAGCTTGAACATAATTTAGACATTCGAGCCAAGAAAGACATTATTGCTCCTAAGTTTGTATTCCCACTCGTGATTGTTGGCAGTAAAAACATCATTACAGGCGCACCTTTTGATGCAAGTGAAGATAGCGCGCTATGGTCTGATATCAAAGGTAAAATAAATCGCTTAGACGTAAACGATAACCAAAAAGACGCCCTATTAGACAAAGCTAAACAAGCTTTATTAACTCAAGTAAAGCCTGCTTATAATCAACTTATCGGCTTTCTCAAGCAACTTGAAACTAAAGCTGATAATCTCGATGGCGTCTGGAAACTCCCCCAAGGAGAGCAATTTTACAATCACATCCTTGCCCGCACCACAACCACTAATATAACCGCTGAACAAATTCATGAACTTGGCTTAACTGAAGTTAACCGTATTCATCAAGAGATGCGCGAGATCATGAGAAAAGTTGGCTTTAAAGGAGATCTGCAAGCTTTCTTTGCATTTATGCGCGAAGATAAGCAGTTTTATTACTCTGCGACCAATCAAGGTCGTAATGCCTATTTACATGATGCTGTCGAAATTATCGATAGCATGTCATCACGTCTTGATGAAGTATTTAATCTAAAAGCTAAAGCCCCTATGATAGTTAAGCGTGTCGAAGCATTTAGAGAAAAATCTGCCAGCAAGGCATTCTACGAGCAACCATCACCCGATGGCAGCAGGCCAGGTACGTATTACGCCAACCTATATGACGTGAAAGCCATGCCGACATACCAAATGGAAGCATTAGCCTATCATGAAGGTATACCTGGTCATCATATGCAAATATCTATCGCCCAAGAGCTTAATAGTATACCTAAATTCCGTAAGTTTGGTAATTATACTGCCTACATTGAAGGTTGGGGGCTTTACAGTGAATATTTTCCTAAAGAAATGGGCTTCTACTCAAATCCTTATTCTGATTTTGGTCGACTCGCGATGGAGCTATGGCGAGCATGCCGTTTAGTGGTCGATACAGGAATACATGTCAAAAAATGGACCCGTGAAGAGTCGATTGACTATTATGTTCAAAATACCCCCAATGCAAAATCTGACGCCGTAAAAATGGTAGAAAGACATGTTGTCATGCCTGCGCAGGCAACGGCTTATAAAATAGGCATGCTAAAAATATTAGCCCTTAGAGAAAAGGCTAAAAAAGCGTTGGGAAGCAAGTTTGATATCAGACAATTCCATACCATTATATTGAAAAATGGTCCTTTGCCATTGGATATACTCGAAGAGCAAGTTAATCACTGGATATCATTGCAGCGTTAG
- a CDS encoding DUF4426 domain-containing protein, whose amino-acid sequence MLKIILSTLILSLSFVSNVFAEQKQKIGNFDIHYVALSSTFLTPSIANSYGIKRSSYSGIINISVLDTSQADHPPVAVEISGIANNLLDARIDLKFREIREGRAIYYVAEVPYRDDQEVNFQVAIKYGKKLNTQLKFKQKFYVE is encoded by the coding sequence ATGTTAAAAATCATATTATCAACACTCATTTTAAGCCTTTCTTTCGTTAGCAATGTTTTTGCAGAACAAAAACAGAAAATAGGCAATTTTGATATCCATTACGTTGCTTTAAGCAGTACTTTTTTGACGCCAAGTATCGCCAACTCATATGGTATTAAACGCAGTAGCTATAGTGGGATCATCAATATTTCAGTACTCGACACCAGTCAAGCTGATCATCCTCCTGTCGCTGTCGAGATTTCAGGTATTGCCAATAATTTATTAGACGCACGTATTGATCTCAAGTTTAGAGAGATCAGAGAAGGCAGAGCTATTTATTATGTCGCTGAAGTCCCTTACCGCGATGATCAAGAAGTGAATTTTCAAGTGGCTATCAAATATGGCAAAAAATTGAATACTCAACTGAAATTTAAACAAAAATTTTACGTTGAATAA
- a CDS encoding YggT family protein, which produces MNALSFLVSTFFDLYLMVVILRIWLQLAKADFYNPFSQFITKATHPILAPMRRVLPSIGAFDTSSVLLALLVVTTKFVTLSLIAGAAINIPTILLIAIVSVFKQAGVLLFWMLIIRAILSWVSQGHNPIEMVMGQLTEPLLSPIRRMLPSMGGLDLSLLIMMVILNFINILLAQYVPFWASV; this is translated from the coding sequence ATGAATGCATTAAGTTTTTTAGTCAGTACCTTTTTTGATTTGTACCTAATGGTGGTCATTTTACGCATATGGCTGCAATTAGCAAAAGCGGACTTTTACAACCCTTTTAGTCAATTCATAACCAAAGCCACTCATCCTATACTTGCACCTATGCGCAGAGTTCTGCCCTCTATCGGTGCTTTTGACACATCATCTGTTTTGTTGGCACTACTGGTGGTAACCACTAAATTTGTTACTTTGAGCCTTATTGCCGGTGCGGCAATCAATATCCCAACCATTCTTTTGATTGCTATTGTGTCAGTATTTAAGCAAGCCGGTGTACTGCTTTTTTGGATGCTTATCATTAGAGCCATATTAAGCTGGGTAAGCCAAGGTCATAACCCAATAGAAATGGTTATGGGTCAGCTAACTGAACCACTGCTGTCACCCATTCGACGCATGCTACCATCAATGGGCGGGTTGGATCTGTCCTTATTAATCATGATGGTCATTCTTAACTTCATTAACATTTTACTAGCCCAATACGTGCCTTTTTGGGCCAGTGTTTAA
- a CDS encoding type IV pilus twitching motility protein PilT, translating to MEITELLAFSVKHNASDLHLSAGVAPMIRVDGEVRKINLPALDHQGVHGLVYDIMNDKQRKDFEEHLEIDFSFEVPNLARFRVNAYNQSRGAAAVFRTIPSDILSLEQLGAPEIFKQISEFPRGLVLVTGPTGSGKSTTLAAMVDYINESRHEHILTIEDPIEFVHQTKQCLINQREVHRHTHSFNAALRSALREDPDVILVGEMRDLETIRLAMTAAETGHLVFGTLHTTSAAKTIDRVVDVFPEGEKGMVRTMLSESLQAVISQTLIKKIGGGRVAAHEIMMGTPAIRNLIREDKVAQMYSAIQTGMAHGMQTLDQCLQNLVNRGQISKEDAQHKSSNKQTTF from the coding sequence ATGGAAATCACAGAGTTACTTGCTTTTAGTGTAAAGCACAATGCATCAGATCTGCATCTTTCTGCAGGTGTTGCCCCTATGATACGTGTTGATGGTGAAGTCAGGAAGATCAATTTACCTGCTTTAGATCATCAAGGCGTTCATGGATTAGTCTATGACATCATGAATGATAAACAGCGTAAAGATTTTGAAGAGCATTTAGAGATTGATTTCTCATTTGAAGTTCCCAACCTTGCTCGTTTTCGTGTTAATGCTTATAACCAGTCTCGGGGTGCCGCAGCGGTATTTCGTACTATTCCAAGCGACATTTTGAGCCTTGAACAACTTGGTGCTCCTGAAATTTTTAAGCAAATATCGGAATTTCCACGTGGTCTTGTGCTGGTTACTGGACCGACAGGATCTGGAAAAAGTACCACTCTTGCGGCTATGGTTGATTATATTAATGAGAGTCGCCACGAACACATTCTTACTATCGAAGATCCGATAGAATTCGTACATCAAACTAAACAGTGTCTGATTAATCAGCGAGAAGTGCATCGCCATACTCATAGTTTTAATGCTGCATTGCGCAGTGCACTTCGTGAAGATCCTGATGTGATTTTGGTGGGGGAGATGCGTGATTTAGAAACGATACGCTTAGCGATGACAGCCGCTGAGACCGGTCATTTAGTGTTTGGTACCCTACACACCACATCAGCAGCTAAAACCATTGATCGTGTGGTTGATGTCTTTCCTGAGGGAGAAAAAGGCATGGTACGGACTATGCTATCAGAGTCTCTGCAGGCCGTTATTTCGCAAACTTTGATAAAAAAAATCGGTGGTGGTCGTGTTGCAGCCCATGAAATTATGATGGGAACACCAGCCATTCGAAATCTAATTCGAGAGGATAAAGTGGCGCAGATGTACTCCGCCATTCAAACGGGAATGGCTCATGGGATGCAAACATTAGATCAATGTCTGCAAAATTTAGTTAACCGTGGCCAGATCTCAAAAGAAGATGCACAACATAAGAGTTCTAATAAACAAACTACGTTTTAA
- the rdgB gene encoding RdgB/HAM1 family non-canonical purine NTP pyrophosphatase, which translates to MDKFVLASGNKGKLKEFTEIFTPYGIEVFPQSQFNVIEVAETGTTFVENAIIKARHAAQVTGMAAIADDSGLEVDILAGAPGIYSARYAGQNAAETDNYIKLLNALKDNASGRTARFQCVLVYMRHAKDPTPIISQAAWEGHIGLEAKGENGHGYDPIFIPNDHTCTAAEINSDEKNRLSHRGKAMKMLIRQMQKQGILI; encoded by the coding sequence ATGGATAAGTTCGTACTCGCCAGTGGCAATAAAGGCAAACTAAAAGAATTCACAGAGATTTTCACTCCATATGGGATTGAAGTCTTCCCACAGAGTCAGTTTAACGTTATAGAGGTAGCAGAAACAGGCACCACCTTCGTTGAAAATGCCATCATCAAAGCACGCCACGCAGCCCAAGTCACGGGGATGGCCGCCATTGCAGATGACTCAGGATTAGAAGTCGATATTTTAGCTGGTGCTCCAGGGATCTATTCGGCCCGTTACGCAGGTCAAAATGCAGCTGAGACAGACAATTACATCAAGTTACTCAATGCATTAAAAGATAACGCTAGCGGCCGTACAGCAAGATTTCAGTGTGTTTTGGTCTATATGCGCCACGCCAAAGATCCCACCCCAATTATCAGTCAAGCAGCATGGGAAGGTCACATAGGCTTAGAGGCCAAAGGAGAAAATGGCCATGGTTATGATCCTATTTTTATTCCAAATGATCACACTTGTACCGCTGCAGAGATCAACAGTGATGAAAAAAATCGTCTTAGCCATAGAGGAAAAGCAATGAAGATGTTAATTCGCCAAATGCAAAAACAGGGTATATTAATTTAA
- a CDS encoding PilT/PilU family type 4a pilus ATPase, whose product MDVCPFLKIMVERKASDLFVTAGFPPSAKIDGELRPLGEDSFTVAQSLAFVESLMTDVQKEEFHNTRECNFAFATKELGRFRVSAFWQREAPGCVMRRIETTIPDTDDLKLPPILKDLVMSKRGLIIMVGGTGTGKSTSLASLVGYRNANSRGHILTIEDPVEFVHDHRKSIITQREVGVDTESFDAALKSSLRQAPDVILIGEIRTQETMEFALAFAETGHLCMATLHANNANQALDRIMNLVPQTKHQQLLFDLSLNLRGIVAQQLVPTIDGTGRRAAIEILINTPRISSLIAKNELHSLKETMSKSNEQGMQTFDQALLYLYVEGEISYADALHHADSANDLRLMIKLQSKETGGEGFMEGVTLDLD is encoded by the coding sequence ATGGATGTTTGTCCTTTTTTAAAAATAATGGTGGAACGCAAAGCGTCAGATCTATTTGTGACCGCAGGTTTCCCACCCAGCGCTAAAATAGATGGTGAGTTAAGACCGTTAGGTGAAGACTCTTTTACGGTAGCGCAATCACTAGCGTTTGTTGAGTCGTTAATGACCGATGTGCAAAAGGAGGAGTTTCACAATACACGTGAGTGTAACTTTGCATTTGCGACTAAAGAGTTAGGCCGTTTTCGTGTGAGCGCATTTTGGCAACGAGAAGCACCGGGATGTGTTATGCGTCGAATTGAAACGACTATCCCTGATACGGACGATCTAAAACTTCCACCTATTTTGAAAGATTTAGTCATGAGTAAACGTGGGCTAATTATCATGGTTGGAGGAACGGGGACAGGTAAATCAACATCATTGGCCTCTTTAGTGGGTTACCGTAATGCAAATTCTCGGGGGCATATTCTTACTATTGAAGATCCGGTTGAATTTGTTCATGACCACCGTAAGAGTATCATTACTCAACGTGAGGTCGGTGTGGATACAGAATCGTTTGATGCCGCACTTAAGAGCTCGCTGCGTCAAGCACCAGATGTTATCTTAATTGGTGAGATCCGTACTCAAGAAACAATGGAGTTTGCGCTTGCATTTGCTGAAACGGGTCATTTATGTATGGCAACATTGCACGCTAATAATGCGAATCAGGCATTAGATCGCATAATGAATTTGGTTCCTCAAACTAAACATCAACAGCTGCTGTTTGATCTTTCGTTAAATTTAAGAGGGATTGTGGCTCAGCAATTGGTGCCGACTATCGATGGCACAGGGCGACGAGCAGCGATTGAAATTCTAATTAATACACCTAGGATAAGCAGCCTTATTGCTAAAAATGAGCTTCACTCGCTTAAAGAGACCATGTCAAAGTCAAATGAACAGGGCATGCAAACTTTCGATCAAGCATTATTGTATCTTTATGTCGAAGGCGAGATCAGTTACGCAGATGCTTTACATCATGCAGACTCTGCAAATGATCTCCGTTTGATGATCAAGTTACAAAGTAAGGAGACGGGGGGAGAAGGCTTTATGGAAGGAGTAACGTTGGATCTAGATTAA
- the hemW gene encoding radical SAM family heme chaperone HemW produces MLTLPPLSLYVHIPWCVQKCPYCDFNSHGQNGELPQQEYINALIADLSHDLQYVQGRKLHSIFIGGGTPSLFHASQIKRLLTHVSQVIPFKDDIEITMEANPGTLEHDDFAAYYQAGVTRLSIGVQSFSSDKLNLLGRIHDENEAKVAAKKALSAGYKSFNLDLMHGLPNQSFDEAMADIETAVGLNPPHLSWYQLTIEQNTLFHSRPPQLPDDEALWKIYEQGQQRLADLGYEQYEISAYAKPGFQCQHNINYWQFGDYLGIGCGAHGKITLLDDNKILRTVKIKHPKGYLAADDHNFETTEVIAADRALEYLMNRFRLMSPIPKSEFEQRTGLSRDVLSSGISAAKEKHLITENSEFWELTTKGKLFVNELLAQFC; encoded by the coding sequence ATGCTCACATTACCTCCTCTAAGTTTGTATGTTCATATTCCTTGGTGCGTGCAGAAATGCCCTTATTGTGATTTTAATTCTCACGGTCAAAATGGTGAATTACCCCAGCAAGAATACATCAATGCACTGATTGCCGATTTGAGTCATGATTTACAATATGTTCAAGGACGAAAATTACATTCAATATTCATCGGTGGTGGAACACCCTCTCTTTTTCACGCCTCACAAATAAAAAGATTATTAACCCATGTCTCTCAGGTTATTCCATTTAAAGATGACATAGAGATCACCATGGAAGCCAATCCCGGTACTTTAGAGCATGATGATTTTGCAGCTTACTATCAGGCTGGTGTCACCCGCTTATCCATCGGGGTTCAGAGTTTTTCCAGTGACAAACTGAATCTACTTGGCAGGATCCATGATGAGAATGAAGCCAAAGTAGCCGCAAAAAAGGCGCTTAGTGCTGGTTATAAGAGTTTCAATCTAGATCTAATGCATGGATTACCGAATCAAAGCTTTGATGAAGCAATGGCTGATATAGAAACAGCTGTAGGACTTAATCCACCTCACCTTTCTTGGTATCAGCTGACAATTGAACAAAATACATTATTTCATTCAAGACCGCCTCAACTTCCCGATGATGAAGCACTTTGGAAAATATACGAGCAAGGTCAACAAAGATTAGCAGACTTAGGCTACGAACAGTACGAGATATCCGCCTACGCTAAACCAGGCTTTCAATGCCAACATAACATCAACTACTGGCAGTTTGGTGACTACTTAGGCATAGGTTGCGGTGCACATGGAAAAATAACATTACTCGATGATAATAAAATATTGAGAACCGTCAAAATTAAGCATCCAAAAGGCTATCTTGCAGCAGATGATCACAACTTTGAGACCACAGAAGTGATAGCAGCAGATCGCGCTCTTGAGTATTTAATGAATAGATTCAGGCTTATGTCACCTATACCAAAAAGTGAATTTGAGCAAAGAACAGGCCTTTCAAGAGACGTGTTAAGTTCTGGGATTAGCGCCGCAAAAGAAAAACACCTCATCACTGAGAATAGCGAATTTTGGGAATTAACGACGAAGGGAAAACTGTTTGTTAATGAACTGCTTGCTCAATTTTGCTAA
- the glsB gene encoding glutaminase B, giving the protein MLEQALLDEVIEKVRPLIGQGKVADYIPALANVNPNKLGIAVTTNDGVTIGAGDHLEPFSIQSISKVFSLTLALTLYDEQEIWSRVGKEPSGQSFNSLVQVELERGVPRNPFINAGALVIADLLQSRLGAPKHRMLEIVREISDNSKLVYDKVVAASEYDHSARNAAIAYLMKSFGNFNNDVDTVLQSYFHYCAMRMSCADLSKAMLYLANRGKTLAGSQLISPVQTRQMNALLATSGLYDGAGEFAYRVGMPGKSGVGGGIIAVIPGDMSVCVWSPELDLNGNSLAGTAALEEFCQRIGRSIF; this is encoded by the coding sequence ATGCTTGAACAAGCATTGTTAGATGAGGTGATTGAAAAAGTTAGACCTTTGATTGGACAAGGCAAGGTTGCCGATTATATACCCGCACTGGCAAATGTTAATCCTAATAAATTGGGAATAGCTGTCACCACAAATGATGGTGTAACTATAGGCGCGGGGGATCACCTTGAGCCTTTTTCAATTCAAAGTATCTCAAAAGTTTTTAGTCTGACGTTAGCGCTAACATTATATGATGAGCAGGAGATCTGGTCCCGGGTGGGTAAAGAACCTTCTGGTCAATCGTTCAATTCTTTAGTTCAGGTAGAGTTAGAAAGAGGGGTACCAAGAAACCCTTTTATTAACGCTGGTGCTTTAGTTATCGCCGATTTACTGCAATCAAGATTAGGCGCACCTAAACATAGAATGCTTGAGATTGTGCGTGAAATAAGTGATAACTCTAAACTAGTGTACGATAAGGTCGTTGCGGCGTCAGAATACGATCACAGTGCAAGAAATGCTGCGATTGCATATTTAATGAAATCATTTGGTAACTTTAATAATGATGTGGATACAGTATTGCAAAGCTATTTTCATTACTGTGCTATGCGTATGAGCTGTGCCGATCTCTCAAAAGCCATGTTATATCTAGCAAATAGAGGTAAAACGTTAGCAGGATCCCAGTTAATATCGCCAGTTCAAACACGTCAAATGAATGCGTTACTTGCAACCTCTGGACTTTATGATGGTGCTGGAGAGTTTGCTTATCGAGTCGGAATGCCGGGCAAAAGTGGAGTGGGTGGCGGTATTATTGCTGTGATCCCTGGGGATATGTCTGTTTGCGTCTGGTCACCAGAGTTAGATTTAAATGGTAATTCACTTGCGGGGACTGCCGCATTGGAAGAATTTTGCCAACGAATTGGCCGCTCTATCTTCTAG
- a CDS encoding 50S ribosome-binding protein YggL translates to MATRTRRLRKKLRVDEFQEFGFDMSWTFNHSVSEAQIDTLVDQFIDKVIEPRALGFHGGGHKEWEGIIATQEIGKCSEEDRIAVIDFWKGQDVSDLVVSELYDIWWS, encoded by the coding sequence ATGGCAACACGTACTAGACGTTTACGTAAGAAATTACGCGTTGATGAGTTTCAAGAGTTTGGTTTTGATATGAGCTGGACATTTAATCATTCGGTGAGTGAAGCGCAAATAGACACTCTTGTTGATCAGTTTATCGATAAAGTGATTGAACCACGTGCTTTAGGCTTCCATGGAGGTGGTCATAAAGAGTGGGAAGGCATTATCGCGACGCAAGAGATCGGTAAATGTTCTGAAGAAGACCGTATTGCTGTTATTGACTTTTGGAAAGGGCAAGATGTGTCAGATCTGGTTGTTAGTGAGTTATACGATATTTGGTGGAGTTAA
- a CDS encoding YggS family pyridoxal phosphate-dependent enzyme yields MTTIADRLINAQYRIAQAAQSSSRHADDIQLLAVSKTKPHTDIIAAYIAGQRHFGENYVQEGEAKVTALKSSCPNIVWHFIGPLQSNKTKIVASLFDWMHTLSRDKIALRLNDQRPNGLVPLNVCIQINISKEPSKSGVTADDMLALAEVINLLPNLTLRGLMAIPTATSEVTQQQAEFKQLHHLYLQLQQVYPDVDTLSMGMSNDLEQAVAHGSTMVRIGSAIFGQRVPLHI; encoded by the coding sequence ATGACAACAATAGCAGATAGACTAATTAACGCCCAATATCGAATCGCCCAAGCAGCACAATCTTCATCAAGACATGCTGATGACATTCAACTGCTCGCAGTGAGTAAAACCAAACCTCATACAGACATTATAGCGGCCTATATTGCCGGGCAGAGACATTTTGGTGAAAACTATGTTCAGGAAGGTGAAGCTAAAGTGACTGCTTTGAAATCTTCTTGCCCTAACATTGTGTGGCACTTTATCGGCCCTTTACAATCAAATAAAACAAAGATCGTCGCAAGCTTGTTCGACTGGATGCACACATTGAGTCGAGATAAGATTGCCCTACGTTTAAACGACCAAAGGCCCAATGGCTTAGTACCACTAAATGTGTGTATTCAAATTAATATCAGTAAAGAACCAAGCAAGTCAGGAGTGACTGCAGATGATATGCTCGCTTTAGCTGAAGTTATCAATTTGCTACCAAACCTTACATTACGCGGATTAATGGCAATACCTACCGCAACATCAGAGGTAACCCAGCAGCAAGCTGAGTTCAAACAATTACATCATTTATACTTGCAATTACAGCAGGTCTATCCCGACGTTGATACCCTATCGATGGGAATGAGTAATGATCTTGAACAAGCTGTAGCACATGGTTCTACAATGGTTCGAATAGGCAGTGCCATATTTGGTCAACGTGTTCCGCTTCATATTTGA
- the proC gene encoding pyrroline-5-carboxylate reductase translates to MVEKKLCFIGAGNMTRSMISGLVKSGYTPSFIHATNPSIEKLDALKHDLNIRVSQDNLTAAKDADVIILSVKPHFMQAVCEQLSVLDLTHKLIITIAAGITAKRYSDYFDQKVKLIRAMPNTPTQIGVGMTGLFADENVSQEEKKTAEQLMLSGGEVLWVNTEDELNQVIALAGSSPAYFFLFMEAMLGAAKNSGIDEFKARQLVQQAALGAAQMVIQNPELSVSQLRENVTSKGGTTAQAISALESGDIRGLVKQAMNDCVMRAQDMAKQY, encoded by the coding sequence ATGGTTGAAAAAAAGTTGTGTTTTATCGGCGCAGGTAATATGACACGCAGCATGATAAGTGGTTTGGTAAAAAGTGGTTACACACCATCATTCATCCATGCAACGAATCCCAGCATTGAAAAATTAGATGCCTTGAAACACGATCTTAATATTAGGGTCTCTCAAGATAATCTGACAGCAGCTAAGGATGCTGATGTGATCATTTTGAGTGTTAAACCTCACTTTATGCAGGCTGTGTGTGAACAGTTAAGTGTGCTAGATTTAACACATAAGTTAATCATCACTATTGCTGCAGGGATCACTGCGAAAAGGTATAGTGATTACTTTGATCAGAAAGTAAAGCTTATCCGTGCCATGCCTAATACGCCAACCCAAATAGGCGTTGGAATGACTGGATTATTCGCAGATGAAAATGTCTCACAAGAAGAAAAGAAAACTGCAGAGCAATTAATGCTAAGTGGTGGTGAAGTTCTTTGGGTCAATACTGAAGATGAACTCAATCAAGTTATCGCCCTCGCAGGTAGCTCTCCTGCGTATTTTTTCCTGTTTATGGAAGCGATGTTAGGTGCCGCTAAAAACTCAGGTATCGATGAGTTTAAAGCTCGACAACTGGTACAGCAAGCCGCATTGGGAGCGGCGCAAATGGTCATCCAAAACCCTGAGCTTAGCGTATCTCAATTACGAGAAAATGTGACTTCTAAAGGAGGAACCACAGCTCAAGCCATATCAGCCCTTGAATCTGGTGATATAAGAGGGTTAGTTAAGCAAGCAATGAACGACTGTGTCATGCGAGCACAAGACATGGCAAAACAATATTAA
- a CDS encoding LysR family transcriptional regulator, producing the protein MLELLEPIAIFTHVARAGSFSAAARKLGISKSKVSTQVADLEHKLGVQLIQRTTRSLSLTEAGQLLYTQGEELLRDAEQAVASVHNLNDATRGVLKVGISQSFGTMHIIPALPEFMATHPELELQVSLLDHKVDVVSEGLDLLLTMSEQLPLGMVARPLMKCQFLLLASPDYIDKHGKPDRPEQLVDHNCLVYQGEWHEHSVWQFKQGDDFCEIGVSGNFRVDNAPALKSAAVSGLGIVYLASYLLEDELAKGTLVPLLQDWQLTHNLPLQAVYPRRKHLAPKVSSFIDFIKGHIGSPPYWDAPYEGVYPKGK; encoded by the coding sequence ATGTTAGAACTATTGGAACCCATCGCCATTTTCACTCATGTTGCTCGTGCGGGTAGTTTCAGTGCCGCAGCAAGAAAATTGGGGATTTCAAAGTCCAAGGTGAGCACTCAAGTTGCAGATCTAGAACATAAATTGGGTGTTCAACTTATTCAACGTACCACTAGAAGTCTGAGTTTAACCGAAGCTGGACAGCTACTTTATACTCAGGGTGAAGAATTACTTAGGGATGCTGAACAAGCGGTGGCTAGTGTTCATAATCTTAATGATGCGACTCGTGGGGTATTAAAGGTTGGGATCTCACAATCATTTGGTACTATGCATATTATCCCTGCTTTACCCGAATTTATGGCGACTCACCCAGAGTTAGAATTGCAAGTGAGCTTATTGGATCATAAAGTTGATGTGGTCAGTGAAGGTTTAGATTTGTTATTGACAATGTCTGAACAGCTACCTTTAGGTATGGTTGCTCGTCCACTAATGAAATGTCAGTTTCTGTTATTGGCTTCTCCTGATTATATAGATAAGCATGGTAAACCGGATCGTCCTGAGCAGCTAGTCGATCATAATTGCTTAGTGTATCAGGGCGAATGGCATGAACACAGTGTGTGGCAATTTAAACAGGGTGATGATTTCTGTGAAATAGGTGTTTCAGGGAATTTTAGAGTTGATAATGCGCCAGCATTAAAGTCTGCTGCTGTCAGTGGTTTAGGCATCGTTTACCTTGCTAGTTATTTACTTGAAGATGAATTAGCTAAAGGGACCCTAGTACCGCTATTACAAGATTGGCAACTCACGCATAATCTCCCGCTACAAGCTGTTTACCCCAGAAGAAAGCACCTAGCACCTAAGGTCAGCTCATTTATTGACTTTATAAAGGGACATATAGGCTCACCTCCTTATTGGGATGCTCCTTATGAAGGGGTTTATCCTAAAGGAAAATAG